The proteins below are encoded in one region of Xenopus laevis strain J_2021 chromosome 8L, Xenopus_laevis_v10.1, whole genome shotgun sequence:
- the chst9l.3.L gene encoding carbohydrate sulfotransferase 9 isoform X3 — protein sequence MRKATISAQNSVTQNHRRDTVQYICHKNNMTSSQWKIKHSVARQLYVEHTHKFIYCEVPKVGCSNWKRIILLLNSSLGLTVDELKHNNVHISPLLRRLSFYSWKMQAELLNNYTTVMFTRDPLERLVSAYRDKFLHDELYYYSKKVANRIKSRIRKNGNLTERLSFKEFASFIVSENATYRDIHWTPIMELCDPCNIHYDIIGKFETIKQDAAYVLRSIRAPKNLEYPDIKHYANETRTNDLISKDYFRSLPKELFKKLMNVYRYDFPMFDYNPYIYLQINI from the exons ATGCGGAAAGCAACAA TTTCTGCACAGAACTCAGTCACCCAAAACCATCGAAGAGATACTGTGCAATATATATGTCACAAAAACAATATGACCAGCTCCCAGTGGAAGATAAAACATTCAGTTGCAAGGCAGTTGTATGTAGAACACACTCATAAGTTTATTTACTGTGAAGTGCCAAAGGTGGGCTGCTCCAACTGGAAGAGGATAATTCTTCTTTTAAACAGCAGTCTTGGACTTACTGTAGATGAACTAAAACATAACAATGTCCACATCTCCCCCTTACTGAGAAGACTAAGTTTTTACTCCTGGAAAATGCAAGCAGAGCTCCTTAATAATTACACCACAGTGATGTTCACCCGAGATCCCTTAGAGAGACTGGTTTCAGCTTACAGAGACAAGTTTCTCCATGATGAGTTGTATTACTACAGTAAAAAGGTGGCAAATAGAATCAAGAGCAGaatcagaaaaaatggaaatttaacaGAAAGGCTGAGTTTCAAGGAGTTTGCTAGCTTTATCGTCTCAGAAAATGCAACTTATAGAGACATTCACTGGACGCCCATTATGGAACTATGTGATCCATGCAATATCCACTATGACATTATAGGCAAGTTTGAAACCATAAAACAAGATGCTGCCTATGTACTGAGATCAATCAGAGCACCGAAGAACCTGGAGTACCCCGATATAAAGCATTACGCCAATGAAACCAGGACCAATGACTTAATAAGCAAAGACTATTTCAGATCCCTCCCCAAAGAGCTATTTAAAAAACTCATGAATGTTTACAGATATGACTTCCCCATGTTCGATTACAATCcttacatttatttacaaattaatatttaa
- the chst9l.3.L gene encoding carbohydrate sulfotransferase 9 isoform X2: MRKATSKLYFLITFVCAISGFLFHYKISAQNSVTQNHRRDTVQYICHKNNMTSSQWKIKHSVARQLYVEHTHKFIYCEVPKVGCSNWKRIILLLNSSLGLTVDELKHNNVHISPLLRRLSFYSWKMQAELLNNYTTVMFTRDPLERLVSAYRDKFLHDELYYYSKKVANRIKSRIRKNGNLTERLSFKEFASFIVSENATYRDIHWTPIMELCDPCNIHYDIIGKFETIKQDAAYVLRSIRAPKNLEYPDIKHYANETRTNDLISKDYFRSLPKELFKKLMNVYRYDFPMFDYNPYIYLQINI; this comes from the exons ATGCGGAAAGCAACAAGCAAGCTTTATTTTCTTATTACCTTTGTTTGTGCAATATCTGGATTTCTGTTCCATTATAAAA TTTCTGCACAGAACTCAGTCACCCAAAACCATCGAAGAGATACTGTGCAATATATATGTCACAAAAACAATATGACCAGCTCCCAGTGGAAGATAAAACATTCAGTTGCAAGGCAGTTGTATGTAGAACACACTCATAAGTTTATTTACTGTGAAGTGCCAAAGGTGGGCTGCTCCAACTGGAAGAGGATAATTCTTCTTTTAAACAGCAGTCTTGGACTTACTGTAGATGAACTAAAACATAACAATGTCCACATCTCCCCCTTACTGAGAAGACTAAGTTTTTACTCCTGGAAAATGCAAGCAGAGCTCCTTAATAATTACACCACAGTGATGTTCACCCGAGATCCCTTAGAGAGACTGGTTTCAGCTTACAGAGACAAGTTTCTCCATGATGAGTTGTATTACTACAGTAAAAAGGTGGCAAATAGAATCAAGAGCAGaatcagaaaaaatggaaatttaacaGAAAGGCTGAGTTTCAAGGAGTTTGCTAGCTTTATCGTCTCAGAAAATGCAACTTATAGAGACATTCACTGGACGCCCATTATGGAACTATGTGATCCATGCAATATCCACTATGACATTATAGGCAAGTTTGAAACCATAAAACAAGATGCTGCCTATGTACTGAGATCAATCAGAGCACCGAAGAACCTGGAGTACCCCGATATAAAGCATTACGCCAATGAAACCAGGACCAATGACTTAATAAGCAAAGACTATTTCAGATCCCTCCCCAAAGAGCTATTTAAAAAACTCATGAATGTTTACAGATATGACTTCCCCATGTTCGATTACAATCcttacatttatttacaaattaatatttaa
- the chst9l.3.L gene encoding carbohydrate sulfotransferase 9 isoform X1, producing the protein MRKATSKLYFLITFVCAISGFLFHYKSILTLSAQNSVTQNHRRDTVQYICHKNNMTSSQWKIKHSVARQLYVEHTHKFIYCEVPKVGCSNWKRIILLLNSSLGLTVDELKHNNVHISPLLRRLSFYSWKMQAELLNNYTTVMFTRDPLERLVSAYRDKFLHDELYYYSKKVANRIKSRIRKNGNLTERLSFKEFASFIVSENATYRDIHWTPIMELCDPCNIHYDIIGKFETIKQDAAYVLRSIRAPKNLEYPDIKHYANETRTNDLISKDYFRSLPKELFKKLMNVYRYDFPMFDYNPYIYLQINI; encoded by the exons ATGCGGAAAGCAACAAGCAAGCTTTATTTTCTTATTACCTTTGTTTGTGCAATATCTGGATTTCTGTTCCATTATAAAAGTATACTTaccc TTTCTGCACAGAACTCAGTCACCCAAAACCATCGAAGAGATACTGTGCAATATATATGTCACAAAAACAATATGACCAGCTCCCAGTGGAAGATAAAACATTCAGTTGCAAGGCAGTTGTATGTAGAACACACTCATAAGTTTATTTACTGTGAAGTGCCAAAGGTGGGCTGCTCCAACTGGAAGAGGATAATTCTTCTTTTAAACAGCAGTCTTGGACTTACTGTAGATGAACTAAAACATAACAATGTCCACATCTCCCCCTTACTGAGAAGACTAAGTTTTTACTCCTGGAAAATGCAAGCAGAGCTCCTTAATAATTACACCACAGTGATGTTCACCCGAGATCCCTTAGAGAGACTGGTTTCAGCTTACAGAGACAAGTTTCTCCATGATGAGTTGTATTACTACAGTAAAAAGGTGGCAAATAGAATCAAGAGCAGaatcagaaaaaatggaaatttaacaGAAAGGCTGAGTTTCAAGGAGTTTGCTAGCTTTATCGTCTCAGAAAATGCAACTTATAGAGACATTCACTGGACGCCCATTATGGAACTATGTGATCCATGCAATATCCACTATGACATTATAGGCAAGTTTGAAACCATAAAACAAGATGCTGCCTATGTACTGAGATCAATCAGAGCACCGAAGAACCTGGAGTACCCCGATATAAAGCATTACGCCAATGAAACCAGGACCAATGACTTAATAAGCAAAGACTATTTCAGATCCCTCCCCAAAGAGCTATTTAAAAAACTCATGAATGTTTACAGATATGACTTCCCCATGTTCGATTACAATCcttacatttatttacaaattaatatttaa
- the chst9l.3.L gene encoding carbohydrate sulfotransferase 9 isoform X4 — protein sequence MTSSQWKIKHSVARQLYVEHTHKFIYCEVPKVGCSNWKRIILLLNSSLGLTVDELKHNNVHISPLLRRLSFYSWKMQAELLNNYTTVMFTRDPLERLVSAYRDKFLHDELYYYSKKVANRIKSRIRKNGNLTERLSFKEFASFIVSENATYRDIHWTPIMELCDPCNIHYDIIGKFETIKQDAAYVLRSIRAPKNLEYPDIKHYANETRTNDLISKDYFRSLPKELFKKLMNVYRYDFPMFDYNPYIYLQINI from the coding sequence ATGACCAGCTCCCAGTGGAAGATAAAACATTCAGTTGCAAGGCAGTTGTATGTAGAACACACTCATAAGTTTATTTACTGTGAAGTGCCAAAGGTGGGCTGCTCCAACTGGAAGAGGATAATTCTTCTTTTAAACAGCAGTCTTGGACTTACTGTAGATGAACTAAAACATAACAATGTCCACATCTCCCCCTTACTGAGAAGACTAAGTTTTTACTCCTGGAAAATGCAAGCAGAGCTCCTTAATAATTACACCACAGTGATGTTCACCCGAGATCCCTTAGAGAGACTGGTTTCAGCTTACAGAGACAAGTTTCTCCATGATGAGTTGTATTACTACAGTAAAAAGGTGGCAAATAGAATCAAGAGCAGaatcagaaaaaatggaaatttaacaGAAAGGCTGAGTTTCAAGGAGTTTGCTAGCTTTATCGTCTCAGAAAATGCAACTTATAGAGACATTCACTGGACGCCCATTATGGAACTATGTGATCCATGCAATATCCACTATGACATTATAGGCAAGTTTGAAACCATAAAACAAGATGCTGCCTATGTACTGAGATCAATCAGAGCACCGAAGAACCTGGAGTACCCCGATATAAAGCATTACGCCAATGAAACCAGGACCAATGACTTAATAAGCAAAGACTATTTCAGATCCCTCCCCAAAGAGCTATTTAAAAAACTCATGAATGTTTACAGATATGACTTCCCCATGTTCGATTACAATCcttacatttatttacaaattaatatttaa